A genomic stretch from Aedes albopictus strain Foshan chromosome 2, AalbF5, whole genome shotgun sequence includes:
- the LOC134286293 gene encoding integumentary mucin C.1-like: MSHEYFLGQQTSYGTKTNVFTTTTKPTTTTTKPTTTTTKPTTTTTKPTTTTTKPTTTTTKPTTTTTKPTTTTTKPTTTTTKPTTTTTKPTTTTTKPTTTTTKPTTTTTKPTTTTTRPTTTTTRARKTTTTRPPTTTTQPPPPVPEPQLQIHLISASGANSASSAAQLTEFQFGNGPIVIPIPQLPVG, from the exons ATGTCTCATGAATATTTCTTAGGGCAACAGACATCATACGGGACAAAAACAAACGTTTTT ACGACAACGACCAAACCAACGACAACCACCACCAAACCTACGACAACAACAACCAAACCAACAACAACCACCACCAAACCAACAACAACCACTACCAAACCTACGACCACAACCACCAAACCAACGACCACAACCACCAAACCAACGACCACAACCACCAAACCAACGACAACTACAACAAAACCAACAACAACTACCACGaaaccaacaacaacaactacgAAACCAACGACAACTACCACCAAACCTACAACAACCACCACCAAACCAACTACAACAACAACCCGACCAACCACAACAACCACCCGAGCTCGCAAGACAACAACGACCCGACCTCCAACGACCACAACTCAACCACCACCGCCGGTACCCGAACCCCAGCTCCAAATCCATCTCATTAGCGCATCTGGGGCCAATTCGGCTTCTTCCGCCgctcagcttaccgagttccagTTCGGTAACGGCCCGATTGTAATTCCGATTCCGCAACTTCCTGTGGGATAA